In the genome of Mytilus edulis chromosome 3, xbMytEdul2.2, whole genome shotgun sequence, one region contains:
- the LOC139517778 gene encoding otolin-1-like, with amino-acid sequence MIMGDYIMSTDAYYLNKTTDAKLKMSRKNGKCATCVNVIGISILAIIVVIGVSAMTAVLTVRLMETNKLELNTSEENKEHSNKRNFGRNNTNETTGTNGSVSDNTEEVTQGEKGNVGENGPPGIRGPTGRKGEHGEKGTKGNKGPTGEIGHKGQMGEHGPVGNKGSNGDIGEIGHKGQMGEKGSAGNKGKMGEKGEKGLTGAKGQLGVNGPNGKKGSIGDKGQRGDKGPFGDKGENGDRGQTGNQGPVGEKGSIGDKGQRGDNGIAGRKGGNGNFGVKGSVGDKGVIGDKGPTGDKGPTGESGNKGAIGEKGLKGSPGEAGKVPAVVFRARNVGPDSDLSNTIIKFPNVAINYGSGYDTSTGKFTAPQAGIYLFILQICLEDTHNVLMTLRANNNKIGVLNEKNSHDDGPCTSTSAVTVLSKGDAVWVYCDSASAGDSVWNAGENGNSFSGVLLHTGTL; translated from the exons ATGATAATGGGTGATTACATTATGTCAACAGATGCATATTACCTCAACAAAACAACTGATGCAAAATTGAAAATGTCaagaaaaaatggaaaatgtgcAACTTGTGTTAATGTGATAGGAATTTCTATACTGGCGATTATAGTAGTTATAGGTGTTTCTGCTATGACCGCAGTGTTAACTGTTCGTCTAATGGAAACCAACAAACTGG AGCTCAACACTTCGGAGGAAAACAAAGAACATTCTAATAAAAGAAATTTTGGAAGGAACAATACAAATGAAACAACAGGAACGAATGGCTCAGTGAGCGATAACACTGAGGAAGTCACACAGGGAGAAAAAGGAAATGTCGGTGAAAATGGACCACCAGGTATTCGGGGACCGACAGGCAGAAAAG GTGAACATGGCGAGAAAGGAACGAAAGGCAACAAAGGACCAACTGGTGAAATTGGCCACAAAGGTCAAATGGGAGAACATGGTCCAGTCGGTAACAAAGGATCAAATGGTGACATTGGTGAAATTGGCCATAAAGGTCAAATGGGAGAAAAGGGTTCAGCCGGTAACAAAGGAAAAATGGGAGAAAAGGGCGAAAAGGGACTTACTGGTGCAAAAGGACAATTAGGTGTCAACGGACCAAATGGCAAGAAAGGTTCAATCGGTGACAAAGGTCAAAGAGGAGACAAAGGTCCTTTTGGTGACAAAGGTGAAAATGGGGACAGAGGTCAGACAGGTAATCAAGGTCCAGTTGGCGAGAAAGGTTCTATCGGGGACAAAGGTCAAAGAGGCGATAATGGAATCGCGGGAAGAAAAGGTGGTAATGGAAATTTCGGAGTCAAGGGATCAGTTGGTGATAAGGGTGTCATTGGGGACAAAGGTCCAACAGGCGACAAAGGTCCCACTGGAGAGTCAGGAAACAAAGGTGCAATTGGCGAAAAGGGTTTGAAAGGGTCTCCTGGTGAAGCAG GAAAGGTTCCTGCGGTTGTCTTTCGTGCTCGAAATGTGGGGCCAGACTCAGATCTTTCGAACACTATAATTAAATTTCCTAATGTAGCTATTAATTATGGGAGTGGATATGACACATCAACTGGAAAATTTACAGCTCCCCAGGCaggaatatatttgtttatactaCAAATATGTCTAGAAGATACACATAATGTGCTAATGACATTGAGAGCTAATAACAACAAAATTGGGGTTCTTAATGAGAAAAACAGTCATGATGACGGTCCATGTACCTCCACTAGTGCTGTTACTGTGTTGTCAAAGGGAGACGCAGTCTGGGTTTATTGTGATTCAGCAAGTGCCGGTGATTCAGTATGGAATGCAGGTGAAAATGGAAATAGCTTTTCGGGTGTCTTGTTACATACAGGAACTTTGTAA
- the LOC139514986 gene encoding uncharacterized protein: protein MIKVRVRFYLQIKASHYSLNFTNCQSKRCFREWNLFCNYHNSYKKENHVRGLMENKEQFVNLLPGPLILCVGFIIQIVGFSTTHWSERTSTGATCGLWKVCTHDDDKSKACFTITQRGSVPIMVFLCSFLGTVSTIITGLSFITAVFTTCQKKSTALKWSKNAAAATLIAVALSVSVECIYGATYSSITYDNIPNLNKKSTTTELSWSFFLYCSSSVILLIGSLYLIIVPSNILSTNKVSTNMPQIPVLQIHPPPSDRAPTPLYLLSQRSSSPLPSPFSSNAHTQHTQSLPPVFTQMRR, encoded by the exons ATGATAAAAGTGAGAGTTCGGTTCTACCTCCAGATTAAGGCTAGtcattattcattaaattttactAATTGCCAAAGTAAGCGTTGTTTTAGGGAATGGAACCTTTTCTGTAATTATCATAACTCATATAAAAAAGAGAATCATGTTCGGGGGTTAATGGAAAATAAGGAACAGTTTGTAAATCTCCTACCGGGACCATTAATTTTATGTGTTGGATTTATAATACAAATTGTTGGtttttcaacgactcattggtcaGAGAGAACTAGCACCGGTGCCACCTGCGGATTATGGAAAGTTTGTACACATGACGATGATAAATCAAAAGCATGCTTCACAATCACTCAAAGAGGAAGTGTACCAA taatggtattctTGTGTAGTTTCCTGGGTACTGTAAGTACCATTATAACTGGACTGTCGTTTATCACTGCTGTCTTCACAACGTGTCAGAAGAAAAGTACAGCTTTAAAATGGTCTAAAAACGCAGCGGCAGCAACTCTTATTGCAG TGGCCTTGTCAGTCAGCGTTGAATGTATTTACGGTGCAACTTACTCCAGTATTACCTACGACAATATCCCTAACCTCAACAAGAAGTCGACGACAACTGAATTGTCATGGTCGTTCTTTTTATACTGCTCATCTTCAGTGATTCTTTTGATTGGAAGTCTATACTTGATAATCGTTCCGTCTAACATTCTGTCCACTAATAAAGTGTCTACAAACATGCCACAGATACCGGTATTACAGATACATCCACCACCAAGTGACCGAGCGCCGACACCATTATACCTGTTGTCTCAACGTTCATCATCTCCATTACCGTCACCATTTTCATCTAACGCTCATACTCAACATACCCAGAGTTTACCGCCTGTCTTTACACAGATGCGGAGATAA